Genomic window (Nicotiana sylvestris chromosome 7, ASM39365v2, whole genome shotgun sequence):
TTTCGAGCTCAATGGGCTTCCATCTGAAGACAATCCGTATCTGTTCAATGGTGACTTTGTTGATAGAGGGTCTTTCTCTCTAGAGGTCATATTGACATTATTTGCCTTCAAGTGCATGTGTCCATCAGGTAGACCACTTGCCCTCATTCTTCTTCAATGCTGTAAGCTCGGGTTCTTTTATATTCTTACTCCCATTTAGTATCAGGTGGCATTTAAAGGTTTTCTGGACACAAGTTCCAGTCTCCTCTTTTTTGTACTTAACCTTAATAATCTTTTCGagtcatttttcttttttctattattcattttctatttttctctttttttggtaCATCAATTAGATCTAACAAGTGAATGTGCCATTTTGGGCTCCATGTAGGTCTAAGTGGTGTCTTAATGCTTTTGTTTGAGCATACTGACATTGCAATACATTAAGCTCTAAGATCAAAGCTATGATTTTGTTTTTTTACATCAAAGCTATGTTTTTTTTATCAGTTCTCTGCTAGCATGACCTAAAAAGTAATTCGTCTTTTCATTGATTCAGTGAGTTTATCGCTGGTTTTAGAGTTGTTTAGATGGGCCAATTGTATCTTGCTAACAACTTCAAATTTTCAGCTATATACCTTGCGAGAGGAAATCATGAAAGCAAGAGCATGAACAAGATATATGGGTTTGAGGGCGAGGTCAGATCCAAGTTAAGTGAAACCTTTGTGGAACTCTTTGCAGAAGTGTTCTGTTGCTTGCCTTTGGCTCATGTCATAAATGGGAAAGTCTTTGTAGTTCATGGAGGCCTTTTCAGTGTTGATGGTGTGAAACTTTCTGATATTAGAGCAATCGATCGGTTTTGTGAGCCCCCTGAGGAGGGTAAGTTCTAATGCAAGTAGAGAAGTATTTTGTTTATCCTTTCAATATTCTATTGTTGCTTTTAGCAAACTGCTAATTACTCTGTTCTGAGATCCTTGATGCTCCATTAATCATCTGACAAACTTTCCAAAACAACAGCTAGGAAAAACTATGCATGCCAACATGTTTGTAATATAAAAAACTGGCCATTCTCATTTGCATGGTAGTTATCATCATTGACACATTGTTCCTGCACGCCACTTTGCTGATACATGCTAAAAGAGAGACTCAGTCCAGACTCGACTATTATTTGATTCATGATTTGTCAGCCAAGCAACATGGAGCTTTCTCCAGCTATGCGTCATCTTTATTAGTTAATATATTGACTTACTCTTTTGATAGTTAGTATCAATTTGCTGACTTGTTtctcataaaaaataaaaaaattgctGACTTGTTACAGctgtttatttatattttcttaCCTTGGTCAGACATAGTAACATGACCAAGTTGTTTTAGGTAATAACTGGtgctttgtttgatctccttcaGGGTTAATGTGTGAATTGCTATGGAGTGATCCACAACCTCAGCCTGGTAGAGGACCTAGTAAACGAGGTGTTGGTCTTTCTTTCGGGGCGGATATAACTAAAAGATTCTTGCAGGAAAATAATTTAGGTACTTATCTTTTCCTTTCTCCCCTATTCTGTTGTTTGACCATGCAGAGAATCGACATTTCACTCTATTTCTGTCCTCCTGATGGATTTTATCACATATATTCGATGCTGACAAGTGTGCATGCTTGCAGATTTAGTGGTCCGATCTCATGAAGTGAAGGATGAAGGTTATGAGATTGAGCATGACGGCAAGCTCATCACGGTGTTTTCTGCTCCAAATTACTGTGACCAGGTAATTTGTCTCTACGTTTTCTCCTCTCAGGAACTTGTTTGAGCTCAATGCAACTTAAGGTCAATAAAATTACAATTTGCTAGTAAAGAAACACCTTCCGGTTAAAAGCTGCCTTTAGGTTGAAATGTAACATTTCATCCAACCTCTACTGGGTTTCCTCCATGTATAGGTTTTGTAGTTATGCGATTTGTCGGTCAAGTTTAGCCTTGAAGATTTGCCTGAGGACAGCCCAAAGAGATAGTGCCTTTATTGCTTCATTTAGGATATTAACATTAGGGGAAATGTCATAAAAAAGTAACTGTGCCATGGCAAGTCAAAGCTGCTAGACATGAAATTAGAACAAATCATGTTATGTGCCTCCAGAAGGATGTACTCTAGTCTGTTAAGATAAGAACTTCTGGAGGCATTTCTGTTTCTCGGTGGATCTGGAATTTGTTTGATATTGTCTTTATCAGCAACTTTGTTGGATGCCATTGTGAGCATATTTGGTAAATGGCATGGTATCCTGTTCCTTGAGGTCATTCTTGATACACCAAAGCATTGTGAGTTTTGTGCATTGCTCATAATATAATTTTAAGTACATATATTCATTTTATCTGCTACTCTCTGGGACATAAGTGGTGATTAAATATGACAGGATAATCTGATAGCTTGAAGTGTTTTCTACACATTTGTCTTTCAATCAGAGCGAGTATCCTGCAATTTGTCGTAATTTCTGCTCGTGCTACTTCTCAGTACTCGCAGTTTTGTTTCCTACATGAAGTTCCTTTGATGTGGATGGAAATCATTTAATCAATATACTCAAATACAACTGCTTTGCATGTTGCAGATGGGTAACAAGGGTGCTTTTATACGGTTTGAGGCTCCCGATATGAAGCCAAACATTGTGACATTTTCAGCAGTGGTTAGTGGCTTTTATCTTTGAAATGTCCTTTTTACTCCTCGATACTAACACTTTTAGAAATATATGAAATTTCCTCAAGTCTCTGTATTCTTTCATGGGTTGGCTCAGTTTAAGCCAAGACTGGACTAATTCTTTGCATCTTCATCGCTTTGCATTATATGCAGCCACATCCTGATGTCAAGCCGATGGCATATGCGAACAACTTCCTTAGAATGTTCTCTTAAACCCTGAAACCTAACTTGCAGTATTACAATTGATGCAACCTTTTGTCTCACTGACCAAGTGCATAAACATCAGGAGGCAGAAGAGTTAGTAACTTACAGGCAATTACTGCGGTGTCATTTTCTGGACAACTTCCTGACTTGCCCGCAGCTGGTGAGGATCCTCACCTCGTTTGTTTTGTGTGGACAGAAAGACTTGGGTTAAGGTGTAAACACTTCAATAACAATGCTGTGTAAGATGTTTGGTGGATTGTCCCTTGTATTATTTATATTCCTCTGCGTAAGATTGTCCCAATTCTCATTTCTCTTAGAATGTCCAAACTGGGAACTTTGATCAGTTGAAATTTTGGtctttcctttttctattttctcGATTCAATAGGTGTGACAACCTCTGTCTGATAATTGGATTGTCATTTGTCTCTGTGCCTGTGGGCAGATTACTGGTCAATGGTCACTGGCATTTCCTGGCTTTTGGTtctttaataataataataatacataacAGCTTGTAATGAGCGAATGCAAATTTTCTATCAAATTGTAAAGGTGCTGCGTTGTAAATTGCCATGCGGAGCAAGTGTTGCTACAAAACATTCAACTTTGCCCCTTGGTGCCATTCAGGTTTCTCCATGGGGAAATAAGTTCATGCTATGTTCTGGCGAGGTCCGAGGCTTGTAAAGAAGCAATTAAGAGTTGAACAATTGAGCTGTTGTAAATACTTAATCAGTCCTTCAATGAACTGGAATATTTTCTTGGTGATCTTTCCCTAAAAAAAGTGTTAATAGATCATTGATAATTCAGCGCAATCTAGCACTTAATGCATGTGGCCAATGTCGAGGAATCATTTTTTCACCGTTTGCGGTACAGCTTGATTTACAAGATGTTACATTCTGCTGTTTGCTTGTAACTTTAAATGAAATCTGTCTGCTATTTGCTTGTATTTTTTAGTGAAATCTAACCGTTTGCTGTTTGCTTGTAATTTTTACTGAAATCCATCTTTTCCAACAGGTATTCATTGTGCATCTTTTGCCAAAATTTCGTACAGGGACTGGGTAGGTAAATTTGGGAGAATTTAGTAGGTCTTTAATCCAACTACCAGTCAGTTTATCTCACCGAGATGTAAAAATTTCTTCCTTTGTTTCAtgctctctctctttctcttttatAAGTTAAAATTGATTCTTAGTTACCTACGGAAACTAGGAACTCGTGCATCTGTCTAGGTTCCATATTTAGGTGTAAAAGGAATTTGCTTTGAAGGTTTTTATGTCATATAATACCGGTTTTTTTCCTCCCTTTATTCTATCATTTCAGAGTAGCAGCCATTGGAAATTGAGTCAAGCAATCTGTCAAACATGCGTAGTCATTAATAATTTCATTTAGCATCAAGTTTTATGGAGGGAAAGCTGAAGGTTTTGGACCCAGCGTTAGGACAAGTAATATTACATTTATCTGCTAATCTCAACTGTCTAGGATTAGATGCTAATAGTAATCAAGAAAAAAGtgtcaaaaagaaagaagaaaaagttaTACTATAAAAGGAGGTTTAGGAGTTGGCCCTCCTCTCTCCTCTCAATTTTGGCAAGATTGCATAATGAAGTTGCAATCTTGGTCCGGCCCTTCCCGAATCCCGCGCATAGCAAGAGCTTAGTGCATCAAGCTGCCTTTTTTACATAATGAAGATGCAAAGCCATTAGTGTTTTGAGTAAAAAAAATTAAGCTACCTAAAATTGTGTAATTTCCTACATTTGGATATGCTTTCTATGTGGTCCATTTAAA
Coding sequences:
- the LOC104217614 gene encoding serine/threonine-protein phosphatase 5 isoform X2, which produces MPVMETENSNTRRAEEFKQLANEAFKGHKYSQAIDLYTQAIKLNSENAVYWANRAFAHTKLEEYGSAIQDATRAIETDPKYSKGYYRRGAAYLAMGKFKDALKDFQQVKKLCPNDPDATKKLKECEKAVMKLKFEEAISVPESQRCSVADSIDYHTVEVEPQYTGARIEGDVVTLDFVKKMLDDFKNQKNLHKRYAYQVVLQTRDMLRALPSLVDIVVPEGKHFTVCGDVHGQFYDLLNIFELNGLPSEDNPYLFNGDFVDRGSFSLEVILTLFAFKCMCPSAIYLARGNHESKSMNKIYGFEGEVRSKLSETFVELFAEVFCCLPLAHVINGKVFVVHGGLFSVDGVKLSDIRAIDRFCEPPEEGLMCELLWSDPQPQPGRGPSKRGVGLSFGADITKRFLQENNLDLVVRSHEVKDEGYEIEHDGKLITVFSAPNYCDQMGNKGAFIRFEAPDMKPNIVTFSAVPHPDVKPMAYANNFLRMFS